The following proteins are co-located in the Anomalospiza imberbis isolate Cuckoo-Finch-1a 21T00152 chromosome 1, ASM3175350v1, whole genome shotgun sequence genome:
- the MCUR1 gene encoding mitochondrial calcium uniporter regulator 1 isoform X1, with amino-acid sequence MAGAQAAASGGGRALLLLLRPRPRASDGASRDGRAPASPARRCLGDWRCPPAARPGPGGGAVWGRGGRSGGRSQRHRGERDVSISVSSLQSKESISLLGNRRLYFDTHALVCLLEEKGFTTQQSEVIVSALVKIMNTNLDMIYKDMVTKVQQEIALQQVMSHIAGVKKDMIILEKSEFSALRSENEKIKLELQQIKKQVTDEITKVRADNKLNLNLEKSRVKELYSLNERKLLEMRTEIVELHAQQDRALTQTDRKIDTEVADLKTMLESHKLDNIKYLAGSVFTCLTVALGFYRLWI; translated from the exons ATGGCCGGGGCCCAGGCGGCCGCGAGCGGCGGGGGGCgcgcgctgctgctgctgttgcggccgcggccgcgcgccTCGGACGGCGCCTCACGTGACGGCCGCGCGCCCGCGTCCCCCGCGCGCCGCTGCCTCGGCGACTGGCGGTGCCCGCCCGCAGCGCGgccgggccccggcggcggcgccgTGTGGGGAAGGGGCGGCAGGAGCGGCGGGAGGAGCCAGCGGCACCGCGGGGAGCGGG atgtAAGCATCTCTGTGTCATCTTTACAAAGCAAAGAGAGTATTTCCTTACTGGGAAATAGGAGGCTTTATTTTGACACTCATGCGTTGGTATGCCTCTTGGAAGAAAAAG GGTTCACTACTCAGCAGTCGGAGGTCATTGTATCTGCATTAGTGAAAATCATGAACACCAACCTGGATATGATTTACAAGGACATGGTCACCAAAGTACAGCAG gaaattgCACTTCAGCAAGTAATGTCCCATATTGCTGGTGTGAAAAAGGACAtgattattttggaaaaaagtgaattttcagCACTCCGTTCAGAAAATGAG aaaataaaacttgaaCTCCAACAGATAAAAAAGCAAGTCACG GATGAAATTACCAAAGTTCGTGCAGATAACAAGTTAAACCTaaacctggagaagagcagagtaAAAGAACTG TATTCacttaatgaaagaaaactaCTTGAAATGAGGACAGAAATAGTGGAATTG CATGCACAACAAGACCGAGCTCTGACccaaacagacagaaaaatagACACAGAAGTTGCGGATCTGAAAACAATGCTCGAATCACACAAGCTTGATAATATTAAATACTTAGCAG gttCAGTATTTACATGCCTTACTGTAGCACTGGGATTTTATCGTTTATGGATATaa
- the MCUR1 gene encoding mitochondrial calcium uniporter regulator 1 isoform X2: MFFHFQASCDVSISVSSLQSKESISLLGNRRLYFDTHALVCLLEEKGFTTQQSEVIVSALVKIMNTNLDMIYKDMVTKVQQEIALQQVMSHIAGVKKDMIILEKSEFSALRSENEKIKLELQQIKKQVTDEITKVRADNKLNLNLEKSRVKELYSLNERKLLEMRTEIVELHAQQDRALTQTDRKIDTEVADLKTMLESHKLDNIKYLAGSVFTCLTVALGFYRLWI, translated from the exons ATGTTTTTTCACTTTCAAGCAAGCTGTG atgtAAGCATCTCTGTGTCATCTTTACAAAGCAAAGAGAGTATTTCCTTACTGGGAAATAGGAGGCTTTATTTTGACACTCATGCGTTGGTATGCCTCTTGGAAGAAAAAG GGTTCACTACTCAGCAGTCGGAGGTCATTGTATCTGCATTAGTGAAAATCATGAACACCAACCTGGATATGATTTACAAGGACATGGTCACCAAAGTACAGCAG gaaattgCACTTCAGCAAGTAATGTCCCATATTGCTGGTGTGAAAAAGGACAtgattattttggaaaaaagtgaattttcagCACTCCGTTCAGAAAATGAG aaaataaaacttgaaCTCCAACAGATAAAAAAGCAAGTCACG GATGAAATTACCAAAGTTCGTGCAGATAACAAGTTAAACCTaaacctggagaagagcagagtaAAAGAACTG TATTCacttaatgaaagaaaactaCTTGAAATGAGGACAGAAATAGTGGAATTG CATGCACAACAAGACCGAGCTCTGACccaaacagacagaaaaatagACACAGAAGTTGCGGATCTGAAAACAATGCTCGAATCACACAAGCTTGATAATATTAAATACTTAGCAG gttCAGTATTTACATGCCTTACTGTAGCACTGGGATTTTATCGTTTATGGATATaa